In Candidatus Cloacimonadota bacterium, the following are encoded in one genomic region:
- the bamA gene encoding outer membrane protein assembly factor BamA, translating to MLKYSRIVILIGILLIAGNLLSQTASSSDLILEIQVTGNENIETALIIATMNVEIGRVLAEERIALAIRNLNQLGVFNNIEIRKTAITGGIRLIVDVEEFPIVESVRYEGNRRIRNSKLDEIVTIRTGTYLAPFLLVENRNRIIDEYKKVGYNFASVDYEVLDQPDNRVNLDIVIDEGERIAVRSINFYGNRGVTDRQLLRRMKTKRASLLRSGRFQQDQFDEDLKNIIKYYNDNGFIDARIVSWETNVPESRYMQIDIYLHEGRQYFFGDIYVRGNRRFTDEIILEKFRFKEDEIFNLEKFNRQVGQVASLYYEEGYIYAGFEHEMQRVEDRINIFLDITENTRAKIRKIFITGNYRTKEKVIRRQLAIAPGDYFRQSRVIRTQQNIYNLGFFEPNIRLDYQPINREGDIDLLIELEDKHSGSANAGVGYNSQDGFIGQLSLSHNNLFGNAWQSSVSWEFGGSTQNFTFDFTNPHFLDTFTLVGFNIYHARRDWSSFNYKVFTTGGSIRAGRSLFFLDNSRLVGNYSYYRKKYEVINPDAPNTSAYLLELDRLGWRDTSSFSLTFSRDSRDNIYYPTSGSHLIFFSELAGGPLGGDFDYFKQILQSTWYTRTFWRLVLRSKWRFGYVTAYGRSDEVPPDERFYLGGTGPDGLRGYVERSIPGRGSEGGLRAIIHSTEFTVPIAGDQITGLLFFDAGNTFNRLEDFNFYDFKKGTGLGIRIHSPLGLIGFDYGYNLETRKWEPHFQFGTTF from the coding sequence ATGTTAAAATATTCCCGGATAGTCATCCTCATCGGGATATTGCTTATAGCAGGTAATTTACTTAGTCAAACAGCTTCATCAAGTGATTTGATACTTGAGATCCAGGTCACTGGTAATGAAAATATCGAAACAGCACTTATTATAGCCACCATGAATGTCGAGATAGGCAGAGTTCTTGCAGAAGAAAGAATTGCCTTAGCGATCAGGAATCTCAATCAACTCGGTGTCTTTAACAACATCGAGATCAGAAAGACTGCTATTACAGGTGGTATTAGATTGATCGTAGATGTGGAAGAGTTTCCCATCGTCGAGTCTGTTCGGTATGAAGGTAACAGAAGGATCAGGAACAGTAAATTAGACGAAATAGTTACAATCAGAACGGGAACATATCTGGCACCTTTTCTCTTAGTTGAGAACCGCAATCGTATTATTGATGAGTATAAAAAGGTCGGTTATAATTTTGCTTCTGTTGATTATGAGGTGCTTGATCAACCTGATAATAGGGTGAATCTGGATATCGTTATTGATGAGGGCGAAAGGATAGCAGTCCGTAGCATTAATTTCTATGGTAACAGAGGAGTGACAGATCGTCAGTTATTGCGTCGTATGAAGACGAAGAGAGCTAGCTTACTCCGTTCTGGTAGGTTTCAACAGGATCAATTCGATGAGGATTTAAAGAATATCATTAAGTACTATAATGACAATGGTTTCATTGATGCTCGTATTGTTTCTTGGGAAACTAATGTTCCGGAAAGCCGCTACATGCAGATAGATATCTATCTGCATGAAGGAAGACAGTACTTCTTTGGTGATATTTATGTGCGAGGAAATAGACGCTTTACCGATGAAATCATCTTAGAAAAATTCCGCTTTAAAGAGGATGAGATTTTCAATCTGGAAAAGTTTAACAGACAGGTAGGCCAGGTCGCTTCCCTTTATTATGAAGAGGGTTATATTTATGCCGGTTTCGAACATGAGATGCAAAGGGTAGAGGATCGTATCAATATCTTTCTTGATATAACAGAAAATACCAGAGCAAAGATCCGAAAAATATTCATTACAGGTAATTACAGGACAAAAGAGAAAGTTATCAGAAGACAATTAGCAATCGCACCTGGTGACTATTTCCGCCAGTCTCGAGTTATCCGAACACAGCAAAATATTTATAATCTCGGTTTTTTTGAACCTAATATCCGTCTCGATTATCAACCAATAAATCGTGAAGGGGATATAGATCTGCTTATAGAACTGGAAGACAAACATTCCGGTTCTGCCAATGCCGGTGTCGGTTATAACAGTCAGGATGGTTTTATTGGGCAGTTGAGTCTTTCCCATAATAATCTTTTTGGAAATGCTTGGCAAAGTTCAGTATCTTGGGAATTTGGAGGTTCAACTCAAAACTTTACCTTCGATTTTACCAATCCTCACTTTCTCGATACTTTCACTCTCGTTGGTTTTAACATCTATCATGCCAGACGTGACTGGTCTTCATTTAATTACAAGGTCTTTACAACCGGTGGAAGCATTCGTGCCGGGCGTTCTCTCTTCTTTCTTGATAATTCAAGATTAGTGGGCAATTATTCATATTACAGGAAAAAGTATGAAGTTATCAATCCCGATGCCCCAAACACTTCGGCATATCTGCTCGAATTAGATCGTTTAGGTTGGAGAGACACCAGCTCATTCTCGCTCACTTTCAGCAGAGATAGTCGTGATAATATCTATTACCCCACTTCAGGTTCACATCTGATCTTCTTTTCCGAGTTAGCCGGTGGTCCTTTAGGTGGTGATTTCGACTATTTCAAGCAAATATTGCAATCAACTTGGTACACACGAACATTCTGGAGACTTGTACTTCGCTCTAAATGGCGTTTTGGCTATGTTACTGCCTACGGAAGATCTGATGAAGTACCACCTGATGAAAGATTCTATTTAGGTGGTACAGGACCTGACGGTCTGAGGGGCTATGTAGAAAGATCTATTCCGGGCAGAGGATCAGAAGGTGGATTGAGAGCGATTATTCACTCTACAGAGTTTACAGTACCAATTGCCGGTGACCAAATAACAGGACTCTTATTCTTTGATGCCGGAAATACTTTCAATCGTTTGGAAGATTTCAACTTCTACGATTTTAAGAAGGGAACTGGTTTAGGTATCAGGATTCACAGCCCGTTGGGGTTGATCGGATTTGATTATGGTTACAATTTAGAAACCAGAAAATGGGAACCACACTTCCAATTCGGCACTACATTCTAA
- a CDS encoding mechanosensitive ion channel produces MEELVPQIMEWGSTFGIRLISAIVILIVGSIVIKFIRKLIIKIMGKRLIEKAIITFTASLINIILWVFVILAALSQIGIETTSFIAVIGAAGLAVGFALQGTLANFAAGLLIIFFKPFRVGDAVEAAGVLGAVHSISMFSTVFKSFDNKTIIIPNSQIMSGVITNYTTEGKRRVDFKFGVSYDSDIKKVKGIIKGVIDRHQMIHKDPEPFIRLGELADSSLNFTVRAWANTEDYWTVFFDVTEQVKEEFDKNNISIPFPQMDVHVKNQ; encoded by the coding sequence ATGGAAGAATTAGTACCACAAATCATGGAGTGGGGGTCTACATTCGGTATTCGACTTATTTCGGCAATAGTGATCTTGATTGTTGGAAGTATTGTAATCAAGTTTATCAGAAAGTTAATTATCAAAATCATGGGTAAAAGACTCATTGAAAAAGCTATAATAACGTTTACTGCATCTTTGATCAATATTATACTCTGGGTGTTTGTCATCTTGGCAGCACTTTCGCAGATAGGGATTGAAACGACATCTTTCATTGCAGTTATTGGTGCTGCTGGTTTAGCTGTTGGTTTTGCCTTACAGGGCACTCTCGCGAACTTTGCTGCAGGTTTATTGATAATATTTTTTAAACCCTTCAGAGTTGGAGATGCAGTAGAAGCTGCCGGTGTATTAGGTGCAGTTCACAGCATTAGTATGTTTAGTACAGTCTTTAAATCTTTTGATAATAAAACCATCATCATCCCAAATTCACAAATAATGAGCGGTGTGATAACTAATTACACAACCGAAGGGAAGCGACGTGTTGATTTCAAATTTGGTGTAAGTTATGATTCTGACATCAAGAAAGTAAAGGGCATCATCAAAGGTGTTATTGATAGACATCAAATGATCCATAAAGACCCCGAACCATTTATCAGATTGGGAGAATTAGCTGACAGCTCTTTGAACTTTACTGTCAGAGCATGGGCAAATACCGAAGATTATTGGACAGTTTTTTTTGATGTTACCGAACAGGTAAAAGAAGAATTTGATAAGAATAATATCAGCATTCCATTCCCACAGATGGATGTTCATGTGAAGAATCAGTAA
- a CDS encoding effector binding domain-containing protein, which translates to MQAELTAFKVIEIKKCKIIGKSIRCSVRKGQENPIPAFWDKCFSDGTIDGLEKRSDLLYQDVLIGWCGDYNPENHFFTYLIGVFVESSTEVPENLTAIEIATTKYAAATIEGQEPDIYMMAHDLTFKMIEEKGLEYNPDRGFEFEWYDERFCQDDNKRVIDLYVTIK; encoded by the coding sequence ATGCAAGCTGAGTTAACTGCTTTTAAAGTAATAGAAATTAAGAAATGTAAGATCATTGGGAAGAGCATCCGATGTAGCGTGAGAAAAGGGCAAGAAAATCCCATCCCAGCTTTTTGGGATAAGTGCTTCTCAGATGGAACTATTGACGGTTTAGAAAAACGATCTGACCTTCTATATCAGGATGTATTAATCGGATGGTGTGGAGATTATAATCCAGAAAATCATTTCTTTACTTATCTGATAGGTGTCTTTGTTGAGTCCAGTACCGAAGTTCCGGAAAATCTGACTGCTATAGAAATTGCAACTACCAAATATGCTGCAGCCACTATAGAAGGACAAGAACCAGATATATACATGATGGCTCATGACCTGACTTTTAAAATGATTGAAGAAAAAGGATTAGAATATAATCCTGATAGAGGATTCGAATTTGAATGGTATGATGAGCGGTTCTGTCAGGATGATAATAAGAGAGTAATTGACCTTTACGTAACAATTAAATAA
- a CDS encoding GyrI-like domain-containing protein, translating to MKMLYVFTVMALLLSSYALIAEQTSFTKSHDSSHDIMTKKEDISSTSQMEKDFTEQVDEAKKVRLTELRIKEIEECMIVGKSRRFVFDQEKVNPVPAFWAECLKDGTVETLIGLPQNLHPDVLVGWYGDFNWEDDSLTCIVGVITAIDAPVPEGMTSFMIPTSRFAVGTIVGVEPDLYMMAHDLTMNKIEELGIEIDEERLYEIEWYDTRFHVSANEKLIDLYIPVK from the coding sequence ATGAAAATGTTATATGTATTCACAGTAATGGCTTTACTATTGTCGTCTTATGCTCTAATAGCAGAGCAAACATCCTTTACAAAAAGCCACGATAGTAGTCATGATATAATGACAAAAAAGGAAGATATATCAAGTACCAGCCAAATGGAGAAAGATTTTACTGAGCAAGTTGATGAAGCTAAGAAAGTGCGGCTTACTGAGCTTCGAATTAAAGAAATCGAAGAATGCATGATAGTAGGTAAAAGTAGACGGTTTGTTTTTGATCAAGAGAAGGTAAATCCCGTTCCAGCTTTTTGGGCAGAATGTCTTAAAGATGGAACAGTAGAGACTTTAATAGGGTTACCTCAAAACCTACATCCTGATGTGTTAGTTGGATGGTATGGTGATTTCAATTGGGAAGATGATAGTTTGACCTGTATTGTGGGTGTGATTACTGCCATTGATGCTCCTGTTCCTGAAGGGATGACCTCTTTTATGATCCCGACTTCCAGATTTGCAGTCGGAACTATTGTCGGAGTAGAACCTGATTTATATATGATGGCTCACGATCTAACAATGAATAAAATTGAAGAACTCGGAATCGAAATTGACGAGGAAAGATTGTACGAAATAGAGTGGTATGACACAAGATTTCATGTCAGTGCGAATGAAAAATTAATCGATCTATATATACCAGTAAAATAA
- a CDS encoding T9SS type A sorting domain-containing protein — translation MIYRSILIKVLIITLFLSISLVYAQNQAIVAWGRDNYGQITDVPEGSDFIAIAAKGDHSLALRQNGSLVAWGLNTNGQCNVPAGNNYVSIATGNFHSLAIRDDGTIAAWGRDNENQVSGVPTFNDFTEVSGGYYHCAALRGNGTIVGWGANSYGQSNPPAGNDFVAVAAGGFHNIALRENGTIIAWGRNWNGVLNVPAGNDFVQISAGYYQNIALRDNGTVVVWGSNEYGQVANTPTTDDFIAVSTGLGHSMALRDDGSVTCWGAGEEGQSGLFDYGQSIDPDGNDFVSIAAGRVHSVALIMTEPPSEYTLTMEVEGNGTTDPEPGDHVYDVGLEVLITAIPDDDWLFGRWFINGEEFFENPYTVTMNTNIIALAVFVYEEPFLPPPLNLTATAGDSVVHLEWEFPDLPVSYIRQDLQGFNVYRDSELLNTEPISEIFYDDHEVVNGITYIYYVTAVYIEGESEPSNTVEATPQELFLPPPSNLSFQVLDYSSVSLNWSEPDYEPSELSLLGYNIYRDNVIVNPAPVVETNYLDCGLEPDLPYTYFVTAIYNEGESDPSEMVEVYVTSVGEDTITYHTRLNRNYPNPFNPETTISFFIAEPGYTKIEVFNLTGQKITTLVDSFLEAGEHSIIWDGRNYNSEIVSSGIYMYRMIQGNYSTTKKMLLMK, via the coding sequence ATGATATACAGAAGCATTCTTATTAAGGTGTTAATAATCACACTTTTCTTATCAATATCTTTGGTATATGCTCAGAATCAAGCTATAGTGGCGTGGGGGAGAGACAATTATGGTCAAATAACTGATGTTCCTGAAGGTAGCGATTTCATAGCCATAGCAGCTAAAGGTGACCACAGTCTGGCGTTACGACAAAATGGATCTTTAGTTGCTTGGGGACTAAACACCAATGGTCAATGTAATGTGCCTGCCGGAAACAATTATGTCTCTATAGCTACAGGCAATTTTCATAGTCTTGCAATAAGAGATGATGGAACTATTGCTGCTTGGGGACGAGATAATGAGAATCAAGTTTCAGGAGTTCCAACATTTAATGATTTTACTGAAGTTTCCGGAGGTTATTATCATTGTGCGGCTTTAAGGGGAAATGGTACTATAGTCGGATGGGGAGCAAACAGTTATGGTCAAAGCAATCCACCGGCAGGGAATGATTTTGTAGCTGTGGCTGCCGGAGGTTTTCATAATATAGCCCTCAGAGAGAATGGGACAATCATTGCTTGGGGTAGAAATTGGAACGGTGTTTTAAATGTTCCGGCAGGGAATGATTTTGTGCAGATCAGTGCCGGATATTATCAAAACATTGCGTTAAGAGACAACGGAACAGTTGTTGTTTGGGGCAGTAATGAGTACGGTCAGGTAGCCAATACACCGACAACTGACGATTTTATAGCAGTTTCTACAGGTCTAGGACATAGCATGGCTTTGAGAGATGATGGTAGTGTAACATGCTGGGGAGCAGGAGAAGAGGGACAAAGTGGTCTTTTTGATTACGGACAGAGTATAGACCCTGATGGTAATGATTTTGTTAGTATTGCTGCCGGTAGAGTTCATAGTGTTGCACTCATAATGACAGAACCCCCATCTGAGTATACACTCACTATGGAGGTTGAGGGTAATGGAACAACAGACCCTGAACCGGGAGATCATGTTTATGATGTCGGGTTAGAGGTGTTGATAACAGCCATCCCTGATGATGATTGGCTTTTCGGCAGGTGGTTTATCAATGGGGAAGAGTTTTTTGAGAATCCTTATACAGTAACAATGAATACAAATATCATCGCTCTTGCTGTCTTCGTGTATGAAGAACCATTTTTACCTCCTCCCTTGAATTTAACTGCTACTGCAGGGGATAGCGTAGTTCATTTGGAATGGGAATTTCCTGATCTACCGGTTAGTTACATCAGACAAGATCTACAGGGTTTTAATGTCTATCGTGATAGTGAACTACTAAATACAGAACCCATCTCAGAAATATTCTATGATGATCATGAAGTAGTCAATGGTATAACATATATCTATTATGTGACAGCAGTATATATTGAAGGGGAATCAGAACCGTCTAATACAGTCGAAGCAACTCCTCAAGAGCTGTTTTTGCCCCCTCCAAGTAACTTATCTTTCCAAGTTTTAGATTATAGCTCTGTAAGTCTTAATTGGAGTGAACCGGACTATGAGCCAAGTGAATTATCATTGCTGGGTTACAATATCTACCGAGACAATGTCATAGTAAATCCAGCCCCAGTAGTTGAGACTAATTATCTGGATTGCGGATTGGAACCGGATTTACCCTATACCTATTTTGTAACTGCTATCTATAATGAAGGGGAATCAGATCCGTCTGAAATGGTTGAAGTGTATGTTACCTCAGTGGGAGAAGATACGATCACTTATCATACTCGTCTTAATAGAAATTATCCCAATCCTTTTAATCCTGAAACTACAATATCTTTCTTCATTGCAGAACCGGGATATACCAAGATCGAAGTATTTAATCTTACCGGGCAGAAGATTACAACCTTGGTAGATAGTTTTTTAGAAGCAGGGGAACACTCTATTATCTGGGATGGGCGAAATTATAATAGTGAGATTGTTAGTAGCGGTATCTATATGTACAGAATGATCCAAGGGAATTACAGTACTACCAAGAAGATGCTCTTAATGAAGTGA
- a CDS encoding DUF3078 domain-containing protein: MNKAFYLNLIVIFITSSTLIAEPWKITSDASISLSQSSYSDNWAGTELGSISWTASSNSAAEKQLSDIMHNRTTLKLSFGQTHQQRITDEGDKDWSKPEKSNDKIDLESLLRFTLQVYVDPFIAARWESQFLDLSDPTKTRIINPSRFTESAGIMRNFIKEDDHSLSARLGAAFRQNVDRDALVNDTRETVTTNDGGIQFIAEYMRRFLPQDILYNSRLEVYQALFNSEEDELPNDNWKAVDVLWQHSLSTKIWSIINAGLFFEMVYDKEQVDELQFRQTLGLGVFFQLY; encoded by the coding sequence ATGAACAAGGCGTTTTATTTGAATTTGATAGTGATTTTTATCACATCAAGCACCCTGATCGCAGAACCGTGGAAAATAACATCGGATGCTAGTATTTCTCTCAGCCAGAGTTCGTATAGTGATAATTGGGCAGGGACTGAATTAGGAAGTATTTCTTGGACAGCATCCAGCAACTCAGCTGCCGAGAAACAATTGTCTGATATTATGCATAATAGAACAACCCTCAAGCTCTCTTTCGGACAAACTCATCAACAGAGAATTACAGATGAGGGGGATAAGGATTGGAGCAAGCCGGAAAAATCAAATGATAAGATTGATTTAGAATCACTCTTAAGATTTACTCTGCAGGTATATGTTGATCCATTTATTGCTGCCCGCTGGGAAAGCCAATTTCTCGATTTAAGTGATCCGACAAAAACAAGGATAATCAACCCGAGCCGCTTTACAGAATCTGCAGGTATTATGCGTAACTTCATCAAAGAAGATGATCATTCACTCTCTGCTCGATTGGGTGCTGCTTTTAGGCAAAATGTGGACCGTGATGCTTTGGTTAATGATACACGAGAAACTGTAACAACGAACGATGGTGGTATTCAGTTTATTGCTGAGTACATGAGAAGATTCCTTCCTCAAGATATACTTTATAATAGCAGATTAGAGGTTTATCAGGCACTCTTCAATTCAGAAGAAGATGAACTGCCCAATGATAACTGGAAAGCTGTTGATGTTTTATGGCAACATTCACTATCTACGAAAATCTGGTCTATCATCAATGCCGGTCTTTTCTTTGAGATGGTCTATGATAAAGAGCAGGTTGATGAACTACAATTCAGACAAACTTTAGGATTAGGAGTATTCTTCCAACTATATTAA
- a CDS encoding ABC transporter ATP-binding protein/permease has translation MEKKKKFDVKIVKKLFPYIWQEKWLFIAGLSMMLVTSVLRLLDPLIIAHILDHIVPDKNISELYLYAGLFVGIVVVSGLLTYFQIITLAKMGVKIITRLKFQVFDHFLKLPVKYFDYNPVGELIARVESDCENVRQLFSELSVMILGNLLFFSGMVTVMFLRNWNITIILMIPISIIVVSVFFVARYLSRFFRRVRELNADITGVMTEYIQGISIIQLFNRQDKVAKILDEKAREKKNIDARAMFTEYSFWGLYGFLLETVIVVLLVYLMVPQILIGAVTIGTLIVFVQYSQRIFWPLLMISENINQIQRAFASLQRIFGILALLPETDGLKNSITPHFNEKIEFRNVWFQYKEDEWVLKDVSFTINKGEKIALVGASGSGKTTTVSLLCQFYQVQQGGIYVDGINLNELEMKKWRQKIGLVLQDIYLFPGDIRENIRIYNDDISEQEIEKSLHIVRADDFLKKQPDGIYSEIKERGQNVSVGEKQLLSFARAMVFSPELIILDEATASVDIRTEARIQKAIETILHDKTAVIVAHRLSSVVNADKILLFQDGRIIDQGSHNELLVSSPEYKKLVELQFLHQEEAG, from the coding sequence ATGGAGAAGAAAAAGAAGTTCGATGTTAAGATAGTTAAGAAGCTATTTCCATACATTTGGCAAGAGAAGTGGTTATTTATTGCCGGACTCTCGATGATGCTAGTCACATCGGTGCTCAGGTTGTTAGATCCGCTGATCATAGCTCATATATTGGATCATATTGTTCCTGATAAGAATATATCTGAGCTCTATCTCTATGCCGGACTATTTGTAGGAATAGTAGTAGTTTCCGGTCTTTTGACCTATTTTCAGATCATCACTTTAGCTAAGATGGGAGTAAAGATCATCACCCGCTTGAAGTTTCAGGTCTTTGATCACTTTCTCAAGCTACCGGTGAAGTACTTTGATTATAATCCTGTAGGAGAATTAATAGCTCGTGTAGAAAGTGATTGTGAGAATGTCAGACAACTCTTTTCCGAACTATCTGTCATGATCTTGGGTAATCTTCTTTTCTTTTCCGGAATGGTTACTGTAATGTTTCTGAGGAACTGGAACATTACTATCATTCTCATGATCCCTATCTCGATCATAGTAGTTAGCGTTTTCTTCGTAGCTCGCTATCTGAGTCGTTTTTTTAGGAGAGTAAGAGAATTAAACGCCGATATAACAGGTGTTATGACGGAATATATTCAAGGCATATCAATCATACAGTTATTTAACCGTCAGGATAAAGTAGCAAAGATCTTAGATGAAAAAGCTCGAGAGAAGAAGAATATTGATGCTCGGGCAATGTTTACCGAATACAGTTTTTGGGGTTTATACGGTTTCTTGTTAGAAACGGTAATTGTAGTACTACTCGTATATTTGATGGTACCACAGATCCTAATCGGTGCAGTTACAATCGGGACATTGATTGTCTTTGTCCAGTATTCTCAAAGGATCTTTTGGCCTCTCTTAATGATCTCGGAAAACATTAATCAGATCCAGCGTGCTTTTGCCTCGCTACAGAGGATCTTTGGAATACTCGCTTTACTACCTGAAACAGATGGCTTAAAGAACTCAATTACTCCTCATTTCAATGAGAAAATAGAGTTTCGCAATGTTTGGTTTCAGTATAAAGAAGATGAATGGGTTCTGAAAGATGTAAGCTTCACGATCAATAAAGGTGAGAAAATTGCCTTAGTCGGAGCATCCGGGAGCGGAAAAACGACAACAGTAAGCTTGCTCTGTCAGTTTTACCAGGTACAGCAAGGTGGTATTTATGTTGATGGAATCAATCTGAATGAACTGGAGATGAAAAAATGGCGTCAGAAGATTGGTCTAGTATTGCAGGATATCTATCTTTTCCCCGGTGATATCAGAGAAAACATCCGTATCTATAATGATGACATATCAGAGCAGGAAATCGAAAAATCCTTACATATAGTAAGGGCTGATGATTTCCTTAAGAAGCAACCTGATGGTATCTATTCGGAGATCAAAGAGCGGGGACAGAATGTTTCTGTGGGAGAGAAACAACTTCTCAGTTTCGCCCGGGCAATGGTCTTTTCACCGGAATTGATCATTCTCGATGAAGCTACTGCCTCTGTTGATATTCGTACTGAAGCGAGAATTCAGAAAGCAATAGAAACGATCTTACACGATAAGACGGCTGTGATCGTAGCACATCGGCTATCTTCAGTCGTTAATGCCGATAAAATATTGCTCTTCCAAGACGGAAGAATTATTGATCAGGGTTCTCATAATGAACTACTAGTTAGTTCTCCTGAGTACAAAAAGTTAGTTGAATTACAATTCCTGCATCAGGAAGAAGCGGGATAA